Proteins encoded by one window of Manihot esculenta cultivar AM560-2 chromosome 10, M.esculenta_v8, whole genome shotgun sequence:
- the LOC122724892 gene encoding putative receptor-like protein kinase At3g47110: protein MELTGTLAPFWPSSILLLHFFFLFFLTILCPQQADCLTQLGNETDKLALLEFKAQITNDPNGFFRLWNDSVHFCKWQGVACGRKHQRVRSLDLNDLSLSGTVSPHVGNLTFLRYLGLASNNFHGEIPKEIGQLFRLRIIEMRNNSLSGEIPGDISNCSELRVMSLIKNNLAGNIPSQLGSLKKLVVLYLGGNKLTGEIPHSLGNLSSLQDFFLSDNHLQGKIPTGLGQLRNLTVFAVGANNLSGTIPPALYNISSITTFETTNNQFTGSLPANLGLTLPNLQELFFAQNEYFGSIPESLANASRLRLIDISNNSFTGQFPTDLGYLKGLESLHLEFNFFGSNTSQDLSFVPSLANCSNLQQLYFDGNNFGGALPSSIGNLSNLVQLGFGRNPISGTIPEEVGNLVNLYRLDMDRNLFSGSIPISFGKLQKLERLTLNQNLLSGEIPASLGNITTLYWLELEGNKFQGNITPSLGRCRNLRFLDVSRNKLTGFIPKEILGLSSLSETLNLSQNSLTGPLPIEVGSLRSINALDVSENKLSGEIPRTIGDLSRLEILNMQGNFLQGSIPSIFDSLRGLQRIDLSRNNLSGNIPNELEKLMFLQYLNLSFNNFEGEVPKTGVFSNANAFSLVGNKNLCGGIPELQLPACPGKEEKRRRPSIVIVLTTTISSFILVVIATSFYLFYRRKSKRNPISSPFMVDKLPQISYGELLKATDGFSSENLIGQGSFGSVYKGSLVQQGEGLVAVKVLNLQQHGASKSFISECNALKNIRHRNLVKILTYCSSIDFKGNDFKALVFTYLANGSLEMRLHPQENGNSQTKELNFLQRLCIAIDVASALHYLHDLCETPIVHCDLKPSNILLDNDMTAHVGDFGLARLISESTSNSSQSQIFSTGIKGTIGYMAPEYGVGSNVTTYGDVYSYGILLLEMFTGKRPTHEIFTDGLDLHNFVKAKLPGQVRQVVDPTLFTPGEVEGATTAAAENMDDCECIEDSVEECVVSVLQIGLACSAEVPQDRMNMRDVTSKLNSIRVSFTGTRN, encoded by the exons ATGGAACTTACAGGAACCTTAGCTCCATTTTGGCCTTCTTCTATCCTTCTtcttcatttctttttcttattttttttaaccatATTATGCCCACAACAAGCTGATTGTCTCACTCAATTGGGAAACGAGACTGATAAGCTTGCTCTTCTGGAATTCAAAGCCCAGATAACCAATGATCCAAATGGCTTCTTCAGGTTATGGAATGATTCTGTTCACTTCTGCAAATGGCAAGGAGTTGCTTGTGGCCGCAAACATCAGAGAGTTAGGTCTCTAGATCTCAACGACTTGAGCTTGTCAGGGACCGTATCACCTCACGTAGGGAATCTTACTTTCTTGAGGTACTTGGGTCTTGCAAGCAACAATTTCCATGGAGAAATTCCTAAAGAAATTGGTCAGCTATTCCGCTTGAGAATTATCGAAATGCGGAACAACTCATTGAGTGGTGAAATTCCAGGGGACATCAGCAACTGCTCAGAGCTCAGGGTTATGAGTTTGATTAAGAACAACTTAGCAGGGAATATACCATCTCAGCTAGGCTCTTTAAAGAAGCTTGTAGTTCTTTATCTGGGCGGAAATAAACTCACAGGAGAGATCCCACATTCCCTTGGCAATCTTTCATCTCTCCAAGACTTTTTCTTATCAGATAATCATTTGCAGGGAAAGATTCCGACAGGATTGGGACAGTTAAGGAACTTAACAGTCTTTGCTGTCGGAGCAAATAATCTGAGTGGTACAATACCTCCTGCTCTTTACAATATCTCATCTATCACTACCTTTGAGACTACAAACAATCAATTCACTGGAAGTCTCCCAGCAAACTTAGGCCTAACTCTGCCGAACTTGCAAGAACTGTTCTTTGCTCAAAATGAATATTTTGGAAGTATTCCAGAATCATTGGCCAATGCTTCTCGGCTTCGGCTTATTGACATCTCGAACAACAGTTTCACAGGGCAATTCCCAACCGATCTGGGATATCTCAAGGGACTTGAATCGCTTCATTTGGAGTTCAATTTCTTTGGCAGTAACACAAGtcaagatttgagttttgtacCATCTCTTGCCAACTGCAGCAATCTGCAACAACTATATTTTGATGGAAACAATTTTGGTGGTGCATTGCCTAGCTCCATTGGCAATCTGTCTAATCTTGTGCAGTTAGGCTTCGGACGGAATCCAATATCAGGAACAATCCCAGAAGAGGTAGGCAATCTTGTCAATTTGTATCGATTAGATATGGATAGAAACCTTTTTTCTGGTAGTATCCCCATTTCTTTTGGAAAGTTACAAAAGCTGGAAAGGCTAACTTTAAATCAAAATCTACTTTCCGGAGAAATACCAGCTTCCCTTGGTAATATTACCACGCTATATTGGCTTGAATTAGAAGGAAACAAATTCCAAGGAAATATAACCCCAAGTCTTGGAAGATGCAGAAATCTTCGTTTCCTAGATGTGTCAAGAAATAAACTCACAGGCTTCATACCCAAAGAAATCCTTGGCCTTTCTTCTCTATCGGAAACTCTTAACTTATCACAGAACTCATTGACAGGTCCCTTGCCCATAGAAGTTGGCAGCTTGAGAAGTATTAATGCATTAGATGTCTCAGAGAACAAACTCTCTGGGGAAATTCCCCGAACAATAGGTGACTTATCTAGGCTAGAAATCCTTAACATGCAGGGTAACTTCCTGCAAGGATCCATTCCCTCAATTTTTGATTCCTTGAGAGGTCTCCAACGAATAGATCTGTCAAGAAACAACTTGTCAGGAAATATTCCAAATGAGCTAGAGAAGCTTATGTTCTTGCAATATTTGAACCTTTCTTTCAATAACTTTGAGGGTGAGGTACCAAAAACTGGAGTTTTCAGCAATGCAAATGCATTTTCCCTTGTTGGAAATAAAAATCTTTGTGGAGGTATCCCAGAATTGCAGCTGCCAGCTTGTCCTGGCAAAGAAGAAAAACGCAGAAGGCCTTCCATTGTCATAGTCCTCACTACAACCATCAGTTCATTTATCCTTGTCGTGATAGCTACGTCCTTTTATCTTTTCTACCGACGAAAGTCAAAAAGGAATCCTATTTCCTCGCCTTTTATGGTGGATAAGCTTCCTCAAATTTCATATGGGGAACTCTTGAAAGCAACTGATGGATTCTCTTCAGAAAACTTGATTGGACAAGGAAGTTTTGGCTCAGTATATAAAGGAAGTCTTGTTCAGCAAGGAGAAGGTTTGGTGGCTGTAAAGGTACTCAACCTTCAGCAACATGGCGCTTCCAAGAGCTTCATTTCGGAGTGTAATGCATTGAAAAACATCAGGCATCGGAATCTTGTTAAAATCTTGACGTATTGCTCAAGCATTGATTTTAAAGGCAACGATTTCAAAGCTCTAGTGTTTACGTATTTGGCGAATGGCAGTCTGGAAATGCGGTTGCATCCACAAGAAAATGGTAACAGCCAGACAAAGGAATTAAATTTTCTTCAGAGACTATGCATTGCCATTGATGTGGCTTCTGCATTACATTATCTTCATGACCTTTGTGAAACGCCAATCGTTCACTGTGACCTGAAGCCTAGCAATATTCTTCTTGACAATGACATGACTGCTCATGTTGGTGACTTTGGATTAGCAAGGCTCATTTCTGAAAGCACCAGCAACTCTTCTCAAAGCCAAATCTTCTCAACTGGTATAAAGGGAACAATTGGCTACATGGCTCCAG AATATGGAGTAGGCAGCAACGTGACAACTTATGGAGACGTGTATAGCTACGGAATACTCTTGCTAGAGATGTTCACAGGAAAGAGACCAACGCATGAAATTTTCACAGATGGTTTAGATCTCCACAACTTTGTTAAGGCAAAGCTCCCAGGACAAGTCAGGCAGGTTGTGGATCCCACATTATTCACTCCAGGAGAAGTGGAGGGAGCAACAACGGCAGCAGCAGAAAATATGGATGATTGTGAATGTATTGAGGATAGTGTAGAAGAATGTGTTGTATCAGTGCTTCAAATTGGACTGGCATGCTCTGCAGAAGTTCCACAAGATCGAATGAATATGAGGGATGTAACAAGCAAACTAAATTCCATCAGGGTTTCCTTCACAGGGACCAGAAACTAG
- the LOC110625250 gene encoding putative receptor-like protein kinase At3g47110: MELAGTSLAPSLPSRILHFHLFFLIFATILCFQPAHCLSKLGNETDKLALLQFKAKISNDPNGILSSWNDSVSFCKWQGVTCGSKHQRVTSLNLQGLSLSGTISPHAGNLTFLRFLSLGDNRFHGEIPQEVGYLFRLRHFNLSNNQLGGEIPGNISSCSELRLLDLINNNLVGKVPAELGSLKKLVILFIGENSLTGKIPNSLGNLSSLQMIYLAENHLQGKIPNEFGQLTSLTLLELGVNNLSGIIPPPLYNISSITSIGTTFNQLSGSLPANIGLTLPNLEQLFLAQNEYFGSIPESLANASRLRLIDISNNSFTGQFPTDLGYLKGLESLHLEFNFFGSNTSQDLSFLPSLANCSNLQQLYFDGNNFGGALPSSIGNLSNLVQLGFGRNPISGTIPEEVGSLVNLYRLDMDRNLFSGSIPISFGKLQKLERLTLNQNLLSGEIPAFLGIAELQLPACPIKEEKDRGPSIVIVLTTTISSFLFVVIAAFLCLFYWQKSKNSPTSSTFTVDELSRRLYIAIDVASALHYLHDHCETPIVHCDLKPSNILLDSDMTAHVGDFGLAKLLAESANSPSQSQTLSTGIKGTIGYMAPEYGVGSSVTTYGDVYSFGILLLEMFTGKRPTHDVFTDGLDLHNFVKAKLPRQVMQVVDPTLLTPGEVGAATAAAAENMDNDGSIDDSVREYVVSVLQIGLKCSTEVPKDRMSMKDATSKLNDIKDTFLHRHQKIVQNGSTMQQPQQQ, translated from the exons ATGGAACTTGCAGGCACCAGCTTAGCACCATCTTTGCCTTCCAGAATCCttcattttcatttgtttttcttaatttttgcaACCATACTATGTTTCCAACCTGCTCATTGTCTCTCTAAGTTGGGAAATGAGACTGATAAGCTTGCTCTTCTGCAATTCAAAGCCAAGATAAGCAATGATCCAAATGGCATATTGAGCTCATGGAATGACTCTGTCAGCTTCTGCAAATGGCAAGGAGTTACTTGTGGCTCCAAACATCAGAGAGTTACGTCTCTAAATCTGCAGGGGTTGAGCTTATCGGGGACTATTTCTCCACATGCAGGGAATCTCACATTCTTGAGGTTTCTCAGCCTAGGCGACAACAGATTTCATGGAGAAATTCCTCAAGAAGTTGGTTACCTCTTCCGATTGAGACATTTCAACCTGAGCAATAACCAGTTGGGTGGTGAAATTCCAGGTAACATCAGCAGTTGCTCAGAGCTCAGGCTTCTAGATTTGATTAATAACAACTTGGTGGGAAAAGTACCTGCTGAGCTAGGATCTTTAAAGAAGCTTGTGATTCTTTTCATTGGTGAAAATAGTCTCACGGGAAAGATCCCAAATTCGTTAGGAAATCTTTCATCCCTCCAAATGATTTACTTGGCAGAAAATCATTTGCAGGGAAAGATTCCAAATGAATTCGGACAGTTAACAAGCCTAACTTTGCTTGAGCTCGGGGTTAATAATCTGAGTGGCATAATACCTCCTCCACTTTATAATATCTCATCTATCACTTCCATTGGCACGACATTTAATCAATTAAGTGGGAGTCTCCCAGCAAACATAGGCCTAACTCTTCCTAACCTGGAACAACTGTTTTTGGCTCAAAATGAATATTTTGGAAGTATTCCAGAATCATTGGCCAATGCTTCTCGGCTTCGGCTTATTGACATCTCGAACAACAGTTTCACAGGGCAATTCCCAACAGATCTGGGATATCTCAAGGGACTTGAATCGCTTCATTTGGAGTTCAATTTCTTTGGCAGTAACACAAGTCAAGATTTGAGTTTCTTACCATCTCTTGCCAACTGCAGCAATCTGCAACAACTATACTTTGATGGAAACAATTTTGGTGGTGCATTGCCTAGCTCCATTGGCAATCTGTCTAATCTTGTGCAGTTAGGCTTCGGACGGAATCCAATATCAGGAACAATCCCAGAAGAGGTAGGCAGTCTTGTCAATTTGTATCGATTAGATATGGATAGAAACCTTTTTTCTGGTAGTATCCCCATTTCTTTTGGAAAGCTACAAAAGCTGGAACGTCTAACATTAAATCAAAATCTACTTTCTGGTGAAATTCCAGCGTTCCTGG GTATTGCAGAACTGCAGCTGCCAGCATGTCCtatcaaagaagaaaaagacaGAGGGCCTTCCATTGTCATAGTCCTCACCACAACCATCAGTTCTTTTCTCTTTGTCGTGATAGCCGCATTCTTATGTCTTTTCTATTGGCAAAAGTCAAAAAATAGTCCAACTTCCTCAACTTTCACAGTCGATGAACTTTCTCG gaGACTATATATTGCCATTGATGTTGCTTCTGCGTTGCATTATCTTCATGACCATTGTGAAACACCAATTGTTCACTGCGATTTGAAGCCGAGCAATATTCTTCTTGACAGTGACATGACTGCTCATGTTGGTGACTTCGGATTAGCAAAGCTCCTTGCTGAAAGCGCCAATAGTCCTTCTCAAAGCCAGACTTTGTCAACTGGGATAAAGGGAACAATTGGCTACATGGCTCCAG AATATGGAGTAGGCAGCAGTGTGACAACTTATGGAGATGTCTACAGCTTTGGAATACTCTTGCTAGAGATGTTCACAGGAAAGAGACCAACTCATGATGTGTTTACAGATGGTTTAGATCTCCACAACTTTGTAAAGGCTAAGCTCCCAAGACAAGTGATGCAGGTCGTGGATCCCACCTTACTCACTCCAGGAGAAGTGGGGGCAGctacagcagcagcagcagaaaATATGGACAATGATGGAAGTATTGACGATAGTGTACGAGAATATGTTGTATCAGTCCTGCAAATTGGACTCAAATGCTCCACAGAAGTGCCAAAAGATCGAATGAGTATGAAGGATGCAACAAGCAAACTAAATGACATCAAGGACACTTTCCTTCATAGACATCAGAAAATAGTTCAAAATGGAAGCACAATGCAACAGCCACAACAACAGTAA
- the LOC110625249 gene encoding monooxygenase 2, whose product MEVVEDVVIIGAGIAGLATAVAFKRVGVRSLILEKSQTLRSTGAALSLFPNAWLALDALGVSDKLTSIYPPFSKGTVTDVATGAVQEINFYTGKGGKAHGPRSVHRKILLEALAEELPADSIRFSSKFTAIEQQELGGTSIVVLYLEDGTTIKSKVLVGCDGVNSVVAKWLGLSAPVHSGRAAVRGLAVFPQGHGFKQEVTQFADVGKRAGFVPLTHKELYWFLTCLEGENMARDPLLIWKQVIEKYAENFPQEYLDVVRHADLSNLTWAPLMFRHPWNVIFGNLSKGNITVAGDAMHPMTSDLAQGGCSALEDAVVLGRHIGNSFIKNGGVLVPEDMARAIDGYVKERKWRAAMLITGSYLSGWVQQVGDSQWWKKFLRNIFYAFVMPRLSNVAGYDCGTLPSVFAAIDLQHSSDKSD is encoded by the exons ATGGAAGTTGTGGAAGATGTGGTGATTATTGGTGCTGGAATAGCTGGGCTAGCCACTGCTGTAGCCTTCAAAAGAGTTGGGGTTCGATCTTTGATCTTAGAGAAATCACAAACTCTACGATCCACTGGTGCAGCCTTATCTCTCTTTCCAAATGCTTGGCTCGCCCTTGATGCTCTTGGTGTTTCTGATAAGCTTACTTCCATTTATCCTCCTTTCTCAAA GGGGACTGTGACTGATGTGGCTACTGGAGCTGTTCAAGAGATCAACTTCTACACAGGAAAAGGAGGCAAAGCTCATGGACCCAGATCAGTTCATCGCAAAATTCTATTAGAGGCTCTGGCAGAAGAATTGCCtgctgattcaattcgattttctTCCAAGTTTACTGCTATTGAACAGCAAGAACTTGGAGGTACTTCCATTGTTGTACTTTATTTGGAAGATGGAACTACCATCAAATCAAAG GTTTTGGTTGGCTGTGATGGGGTGAACTCGGTGGTGGCCAAATGGCTAGGGCTGTCTGCACCAGTCCACTCAGGTCGAGCAGCAGTTCGTGGGTTGGCTGTGTTTCCGCAAGGCCATGGGTTTAAGCAAGAAGTCACACAGTTTGCAGATGTTGGCAAAAGGGCTGGTTTCGTCCCACTAACCCACAAAGAATTATACTGGTTTTTAACTTGCCTTGAAGGAGAAAACATGGCAAGAGATCCACTACTGATATGGAAACAAGTGATTGAGAAATATGCAGAGAATTTTCCCCAAGAATACTTAGACGTGGTTCGACATGCTGATCTTTCAAATTTGACATGGGCTCCATTGATGTTTAGACATCCATGGAATGTCATTTTTGGAAATCTAAGCAAAGGAAACATCACAGTGGCCGGCGACGCCATGCACCCAATGACATCAGATCTAGCACAAGGTGGCTGTTCAGCTCTGGAGGATGCAGTTGTTTTGGGCAGACACATTGGGAATTCTTTTATCAAAAATGGAGGAGTACTTGTTCCAGAGGACATGGCTCGAGCCATTGATGGGTATGTGAAAGAAAGGAAGTGGCGAGCTGCTATGCTTATCACTGGGTCGTATCTATCAGGGTGGGTGCAGCAAGTCGGTGATTCTCAATGGTGgaaaaaatttttaagaaaCATTTTCTATGCATTTGTCATGCCTAGGCTCTCTAATGTCGCTGGTTATGATTGTGGGACATTGCCTAGCGTCTTTGCCGCCATTGACCTGCAACATTCCTCCGATAAGTCGGACTAG